The genomic DNA ccgggggccaggttgctgtccctcagacaactggggggctgaagccgggggtggagcttccaccctctggggcggagccgcatgccagggtggagcttccatcctCCGGAGGCAAAGCCACACACGGGGGCGgaacttccaccctccggggcggagccacatTCTGGGCGGAGCTTCACACTCCGGGAGCGGAGCCGCATGCAGGGGCGAGCTTACACCGAAGCCCCACAAGGAGAAGAGGCGTGTGCCTGGCCTCTCCtctcggtcccttccttcggccgaagcccaaaaataaataattaaataatttttaaacataaataaataataaaaaataaaataagaaataattcctacatacactgcaatATATTAtatttgaagtaaaaaacaaaagggacatatacaatatttaaaatgaagaacAGGAACAAGTAAAGTTAAATAAACAACTTTATTCGGTATAAATAACAGTGTATGATAgaagcaataataacaatattgcAAGCTAGAAGCTACCAgaaggcaaggccacaaaacagggAAATACATGCACATTGTCTCAAACCACAGAGGAGCAAGCAGCCAGGTGGAGGGATTTTGcaagagaataccaagggataagcataataaaatacatattgcaaacatggaagctaccagaaggccacaaaacaggaaaaatgcatgcacactgtctcaacccagaaaggcacaGGCAGTAGGTGTAGCTTCAatagcccccctcccccaatgaaccaacctctcgcGTGGCAGTGGCGTGGGTGtggttgtctctctctctctctctctctgctcctcctccttgccctccCTTCCCCGCTCTTCCATTTatagggaggaggagaggctatGGTGGAGCCAGGACGGAGGCGACCAGAGAAAGGGCAGAGCCAGGAGCCGGAGGAAGGCGGCACCCATTCGGAGGCCCACTGCGCCCCTGGagccctcgaatagggctccAGCAAGCCACCGGGCTCCTAGTGGACCCTGCGGCCACCAGACCCTGGTTGGAGGGCTCCAGGGGCCGCACCGGGCCTCccaatgggcaccgccattttgtttcttcaaaatggcggcgaagtctcatgCGACCTTTTCCGTTGCATGAGACTTCACCACCATTTTAAGGAACAAAGGGCGCCCAGagcagcggcaatcggcggcaggagcgAGCAGGGGCCAGTCCTGCCGCCTCCACAGGCTGGTGTGGACTTTCAAGTGACTCTTAAGGTGTGACTTGAGAGCaacacattttccacactgctggcatttgaatggtttctctcctgtgtggacactCTGATGAATAAGAAGTTGTGACTTCCAAACAAAACACTTCCAACagtgctggcatctgtatggctcCTGTCTTCTTTGGTCTATTGTATAACTCACAATATGTGAATTATAAACAGAACATTTCCCATGATCTTGCCATCTGTATTCTTTGCCTGGTATGTGGACTCTCTGGCAGCTCATAAGATGCAGATCAGTGCATACATACATCTTCCTCCAGTGATtttctgcaaagaaggacaagcaCAGACAATACTGAATCCCAGCATTCAGTGGGGAACAACATCTGGGAATAACAGTGGAGCTATtgtgtcttctcctcctccctgccttcctgGTTATTACTCATAATAGCTTAATGCAACCATTTGATATTTGCCAAAGATGAGCCTGGAACAAACAGCTGTCTTGGAAGCCATTGCTTTCTGGCCCTGCTTTGGTCCTTCCTAGAGTTATCTTCCATCCAGAATGTCAAACTATTGACAGAAACTTCAATATGAAACCTCTTGATATGTCTGGACAAACACCTGTATTTGAAGCCATTGCTTTCTGGCCCTGTTTTGGTTCTCCCTGGAGATACCTCCTATTCAGCGAGAGTCAAACTAACCATGACAGAAGCTTCAATAGGAAAGGCTGAGCAAGGGCTTTGGAATTCATCATCTGAGAGCTTCATGGATGAGCAGGATTGGGACCCAGATGTCAGTAAAGGCTACAAAGAGCCTCTcagacaggggtgggcaactgtttgGGCATGAtttagtggtctgagcactggactatgactggagaccaggcttcaaatccttgctcaggtAGAGACATACTCTTGGAAAGGAGCTTCTGCTTGGAAACAAAATGTGAAGAAGCGCCTGCCTTTAAAGGGAAGTTGGGCTTCTTTTTATCAACACTCCCATAGCAGCAAAGGGTAATACAGATGAAGGTGTGGGGTGTAGTTTCTTGCCCAGTGGTTTTGGAGGTTGTCCATGGGGCCACCAGCCATCTGCAATGCCTATCCTTGTTAGTATTTACAGTATTACAGTGACCAGGTTTATGGAATgagtttttttttccccaggcAAGCACCAGTCGTGTCACTGAGATGGCAGAGCAATCCTCTTCCTTCCAGCCCTGACAATCTGACACCATAATCCCCTGATCTTCCTCTTGGCTATGTGAGAGATGAGCTCAGGCTTTGGAGCTGGCAGTGAAGTGTAGGAAAGAAGGGAACATAACTGTCCCACAGAGGGACATGAGACTTGTTACTATAGTTGAGAGAAAATATAATGCAACTACAATGAGATATATGAAGCTGAACCTCATTCCTTGGCATGTGGTTTCACAGTTAACTTATCAGCTCTAGAGAAGTTTGCACATGCATTGATTCAAAGGATACTGGGCCACAGAACTGTACACAAGACGGTCATCAAATAGAGGACTATGTTAATCATTTTGGTGTGAAATAAATCTTTGAGCGTCTGCAGGATGAGAAAGCGAAATGAAAAAATCCCTAAGTCGCACCTGGGGAAGCATTAGGGTttgtttcacactacacaattatgaaGTTATGATTATTCTTTAACATCCTAGAGAATCCAGGGATTTagagagaggtatttagaatcctCAAAGAGCCCTAGTTCCTCActaaactagaaaccccaggatcccacaagatattgccatggcaagtaaagtggaTTAATggtttgtgtagtgtgaaaagtcaCTCACCTTGtctaggaagggcaatggatccAAGTTTCTTACCTACGGCAGAAACATTCTCGTAGTTTTCCATCGTGATCTGCATGTACAAAGATTTTTGCTTCTGATCCAGAAGgttccattcctcctctgtgaaatacacagccacatccttaaaggtcacctgcaacaggaagcagccctCAGACACACAGAGACTCATCAGATGTGGAGGAAAACCATGGTGCACCCCCAGCAGTATTGAAGTGCTTCAGCATATAGACAGATGGGGacatgtctgaataaccccttgtCTGTTTTCATTAACTTCCTGCATCTTGAAGATTAGCACCTGAGGACTATAGCCTGGCTCCCTGATCAACTAGCCTTCTCATGTAAAGGGAAGTTCTATATATATGGCACACAGGAATTTTTCCATTTAGACCCTCCTAATCATTAACTGGCATGTGTGGCAGCAATTCCCAATCTAGTGTCCTGCAGGTAATTTGGATTTCTACTACCTTTAATTACTGTTATTTGGAAAATGTCTTTAGCTATTATGCTCCCTATTTTGGCACATAGGTGAGAGAATACCTCTTCCTGTCCCTGCCAGTAAAAATGTAAGAATAACAAATGAAACAATTAGCAATTGTTACCTTTCATGATGGCTCGAGACCACTTGCCTGCTTCTGTCCACCAAAGTGATGTCACCAACCCTGTCTAAAAgccatttgatttcattttaactcgGATATAGAGCAAGCCCTGATGACAGGCTTGAGGGGTCCTGCAGGGCAAGTGTTGCATAGGAGCCCAATCCCACCACCGCTGGCCCTGAGTGGCTGGAGAAAGAGCAAGGGAAAGATGGCAGGAAACACTGATCAACTGATCCATATGGCAGGTGGGAAGATGACATCTGACCATCAGTCACAAGTCCCATCCCAGACTGACAAAAAACAAGTTTCAATTAAGAGGAAATGGAAGTTTAagaacacgggggggggggggggggggggcgaaatcCTTCCACCCTTGGTATCAAATGTCTAGGGCCCTCCACCAAATAACTTTCCCAGTGGATCCATACCAAAGAAAGAAGGGATGGATGTTCACCTTTTGCAAGGTCATCTTTCCTAAAGTTTCTTCCATGGAGGAGGAATTCAGCAGAGCCCTCTCTCTccataactctggagaccagtcaGGCCCACCTTGGACTCTGAGCACCTGCAGAAAGTGCAATTACACGTAAATACATTTATACAGTCTTCCATGTACCAATTAAATTAAAGACAATTAAATGGCTCTGAGGGCAAAACAAGCTGGAATGTTTCTTAGAagacaaaatacagtgggtccaccagtatctgctggggtttggttctaggaccccctggggataccaaaatctgtggatgctcaagtcccattaactacagtggcatagtaaaacggcatgccttatataaaatggcaaaagcaaggtttgcttttgggaattgatatattttaaaaatattttgaaaccatggatgcttgaatacgtaaattaaaaaaaatgtgtggatatggagggatgactttgttaacagaaataattttaaaaatagaaggtGGAAAAGAATTAATAGGGAACATTTATAAGATTATGTTAACAATCTAGAATGGCAGAGGGATTGACAATGAACTGGGAAGGAGACTTATTAATTGatacagacaaaattaaaatttggctacaagaaattgttaaaattaaaaatacaaatgtaaaaggACAACAAATGAAAGTGATTGGAAAATGGTACAGGATGCCACATCAATTAGCATTTATAAATGATAAATTCCAATCAACATAATAGCATGAATGTGGAGGtaagaggtgtgtgtatgtgtatatatatatatatatatatatatatatatttgttcaaTAATTTTGGACAGAAGTTAAGgaacagataaatataataataatgacagagaaacaattaagcaaagaaaattgtttaactCTTAATTTGGGGGAAGTAGGATTGGATAGTAATCAAAGATACgtaacaaaacaaattttaaaagccgCCCATGTAGTGATTACCTTTGCATGgaaaaataaatctaataaatcttatttggatatatatatatataagaatatgtATTATTAGACTTCCTTAGGGAAAGTAGACTTAAATATACTGGTGAAAGCAATAAGGAATCATGGAgagataaatgggaaattgtgattaagaaaggGCAAGGTAAAATCgggtatgaagaagtaaaaaatataattaatgatattttccatatttccaaaactgattgttaattttaaatgaaatgtatttcctCTGAGTGTCTGTGGGAGAGGGAGGTGGAGAGCATATTAGGAATTATGTCTCATATAATGTGTACTATGCAGTGtgtaaataatacagtttaattttataaaaaattattttaaaaaagatatggagagctgaccaTAATTAAAtcgaggctatcatactttggacacattgtgagatgaatcactggaaaagattatGATAATCAATAAATTGGGAAAAAGCACACACTACAGGATTGACTCAGGGAAGCCAAAATGTTGAGCCTGCTAATGACAGCTCCtcttagaagtctctcattcacaaaGACACTCTAAGTTGACAGCACAGAAT from Sceloporus undulatus isolate JIND9_A2432 ecotype Alabama chromosome 2, SceUnd_v1.1, whole genome shotgun sequence includes the following:
- the LOC121923044 gene encoding zinc finger protein 347-like isoform X4, which produces MEETLGKMTLQKVTFKDVAVYFTEEEWNLLDQKQKSLYMQITMENYENVSAVGKKLGSIALPRQENHWRKMYVCTDLHLMSCQRVHIPGKEYRWQDHGKCSVYNSHIVSYTIDQRRQEPYRCQHCWKCFVWKSQLLIHQSVHTGEKPFKCQQCGKCVALKSHLKSHLKVHTGEKPFKCQQCGNVLLSSHP
- the LOC121923044 gene encoding putative zinc finger protein 702 isoform X1; translation: MEREGSAEFLLHGRNFRKDDLAKGEHPSLLSLVTFKDVAVYFTEEEWNLLDQKQKSLYMQITMENYENVSAVGKKLGSIALPRQENHWRKMYVCTDLHLMSCQRVHIPGKEYRWQDHGKCSVYNSHIVSYTIDQRRQEPYRCQHCWKCFVWKSQLLIHQSVHTGEKPFKCQQCGKCVALKSHLKSHLKVHTGEKPFKCQQCGNVLLSSHP
- the LOC121923044 gene encoding putative zinc finger protein 702 isoform X5; amino-acid sequence: MEETLGKMTLQKTGLVTSLWWTEAGKWSRAIMKEEEWNLLDQKQKSLYMQITMENYENVSAVENHWRKMYVCTDLHLMSCQRVHIPGKEYRWQDHGKCSVYNSHIVSYTIDQRRQEPYRCQHCWKCFVWKSQLLIHQSVHTGEKPFKCQQCGKCVALKSHLKSHLKVHTGEKPFKCQQCGNVLLSSHP
- the LOC121923044 gene encoding zinc finger protein 480-like isoform X6, whose product is MEETLGKMTLQKVTFKDVAVYFTEEEWNLLDQKQKSLYMQITMENYENVSAVENHWRKMYVCTDLHLMSCQRVHIPGKEYRWQDHGKCSVYNSHIVSYTIDQRRQEPYRCQHCWKCFVWKSQLLIHQSVHTGEKPFKCQQCGKCVALKSHLKSHLKVHTGEKPFKCQQCGNVLLSSHP
- the LOC121923044 gene encoding putative zinc finger protein 702 isoform X7, producing the protein MEREGSAEFLLHGRNFRKDDLAKEEEWNLLDQKQKSLYMQITMENYENVSAVENHWRKMYVCTDLHLMSCQRVHIPGKEYRWQDHGKCSVYNSHIVSYTIDQRRQEPYRCQHCWKCFVWKSQLLIHQSVHTGEKPFKCQQCGKCVALKSHLKSHLKVHTGEKPFKCQQCGNVLLSSHP
- the LOC121923044 gene encoding putative zinc finger protein 702 isoform X2; amino-acid sequence: MEETLGKMTLQKTGLVTSLWWTEAGKWSRAIMKEEEWNLLDQKQKSLYMQITMENYENVSAVGKKLGSIALPRQENHWRKMYVCTDLHLMSCQRVHIPGKEYRWQDHGKCSVYNSHIVSYTIDQRRQEPYRCQHCWKCFVWKSQLLIHQSVHTGEKPFKCQQCGKCVALKSHLKSHLKVHTGEKPFKCQQCGNVLLSSHP
- the LOC121923044 gene encoding putative zinc finger protein 702 isoform X3 yields the protein MEREGSAEFLLHGRNFRKDDLAKGEHPSLLSLVTFKDVAVYFTEEEWNLLDQKQKSLYMQITMENYENVSAVENHWRKMYVCTDLHLMSCQRVHIPGKEYRWQDHGKCSVYNSHIVSYTIDQRRQEPYRCQHCWKCFVWKSQLLIHQSVHTGEKPFKCQQCGKCVALKSHLKSHLKVHTGEKPFKCQQCGNVLLSSHP